The genomic region GCCCGGCTCTGATCCACTTCCGGCGCCAGCGCTACCAAGACATCCTCGCAGTCCCCTCCGGCGACATCACGCCGGGCTCATCCTCGGTGACGTTCGCCGCCCACGACGATGACCTAGGTGCCATCGCCGAGGCAATCCGGGCGACCGGAGCCGCCGTGGAGGGACCGGTAGACACTCCGTGGTACACCACCGATGTCACCGCCACCGACCCAGACGGGCACACCATCGTGTTCACCAAGCAGCGGCCGCAGGAGGCTGCACAAGCTCAGGAGTGGGTGGACACCTTCGAGATGCAGTAATGGCTAGTCGTCGGCGCCGTCTGCGTCGTCAGTGTCATCTGTGTCGGCGGCATCTTGAAACCCGAACGCCTTGAGCCGCTCCCTGTCAGCGGCCGAGCTGGACGCAGTGAGTGCCAGTAGCTCCGAGTAAATGCCCCCGGAGGCTGCCAGCTCGGCGGGTGAGCCCATCTCGTCGATCCGTCCGTCCTTGAAGGTGATGATGGTGTCGACGTCGGCGATCGTCGATAAGCGGTGGGCGATCATGATGGTGGTGCGATCCTTCATCAACTCGTCCAGGCCCGCTTGAACGGCGCGCTCGGATTTGGTGTCCAACGCCGATGTCGCCTCGTCGAGCACCAGCACTGGCGCGTCCTTGAGCATCGCGCGGGCGACCGCAACGCGCTGCTTTTGGCCGCCGGACAGACGCAAACCGCGCTCGCCGATGACCGTGTCGTAGCCGTCCTTGAAGGACGAGATGAAGCCGTGCGCGTTGGCGCGCTTAGCCACGTCTTCAATCTCGGCATCGCTGGCATCGGGCTTGCCGTACGCGATGTTCTCCCGGATTGTGCCGGAGAACAACGCCGGTTCCTGAAAGACCACGCCTGTGGAAGCGCGGACGCGCTCAATATCGGCGGTGTCGATGTCTTTGCCGCAGACTTTCAAGCGGCCCTGCGTAATGGGGTATAGGCCCAGCAGTAGGTTGACCAGCGTGGACTTGCCACCGCCGGATTCTCCAACGAGCGCGATCTTCTCCCCGTGGCGGGCTGTGAAGCTGACGTCCTCGAGCACAGGCTCACCGGGCGTGTAAGCGAAGGAAACGTTGTCGAAGGCGACCATCGGCTCGCCCTCCTGCAGGGCGGGCACGGCGGCGGTGTCCACCTCCGGAACATCGGATGCCTCTGTGGCAGCGACGATCTGGGAGTTGGCGGCTTCCTCGGTCGGCTCGTCCATCACCTTGAAGTAGTCGCGGGAGCCGGCGATGGCGCGCTGAGCGGAGTCCACCAGGAAGCTCATCATTTGCACCGGCTGCTGGGCCATCGTGACCATCTGGACCAGCATGACCATGTCGCCGATGGAAAAGCGGCCGTTCAAGGTCTCGCGGAACAGCACAAGATAGATGAAGAAGAAGATGACGTTCATGGCCATGCTGCGCCCGACGTCCATTGAATGCCACCAACGGGACTGCGGCCGGGTCAGGTTGATCGTCTCGCCGTAGCGGGTGCCAAAGGAATCCAGCTCCCGGGCCTCCGCAACGAAAGACTTGGTCACCTTCACCTGGCCAACGACCTCCGCGAAGCGGCCGTTGGCCAGGTCGATCTCTTCGTTCTTGGCCTGCTCGAACTTCTGCCAACGTTTTGAGGTCAACGCCGTAAGCACCAAGTAGATCGGGAAGAGCATGAGCAGCAGCACGGTCAGCGGCCAGTAGTAGAAGGCCGTGATGCACAGAATCGCAATGAGCTGGAGGAACATCGGCAGCAGAGAGTTGGAGAAGCTCTGGATCGTCTGCGTGATGTTCATGATCGAGCGGTCCAGCCGCGCGATGATCGTTCCTGTCACCTGGCCGTCGAAGTAGCTTTGCGGCAGCGACAACAGTTTGGCGTAGTAGCGGGTGGACAGCACCTGCCGGATGCGCGCGGAAACGACATCGCCCAAATAACCGCCGATGTTGCGGCCTAACGTCCACAACGATTGGGTCAACAGGAGGGCGGCGGCCAGCCACGTGAGCGTCGTTAAGCTTCCACCGTCGACAATGGTGTCCGTCGCTTCGCGAAGAATGAATGGGGTGAGCAAGTTCAGCGCGACCGTCAGTGAGGAAATCACCACGATGCCGAGGTAGTACGGCCACAGGGCGGAGGCGCTCTTCATGACGCGGAAAAGAGGTTGCACGTGTCCACAACATACACCTGGGTGCGCGTGTGTTCGGATCCGTGCTGTCGGCGCTGTACAGTGAGGGGACCTGTTGGTTTGAAACTTTTCGCAGAAAGGCGCCCCATGGCCCGTACCCCACTACGCATTGCCGCTGTCCTCGCGGCGAGCTCTCTTGCGCTCGTCGCCTGCGTCGACGACGAAGGCATCGTGGACCAGGAAGGCACCCTGACCCCGACGACGGGTGTGGCCACGCCGACCGAAGAGCCGGAGGCGTTTGAAACCAACGACGTCTCACCGGAGGAGACTGACGAGATCAGCGGTGAAATCGTGGAAGATCCCGGCATGAGCGTCCATTACAAGTGGCAGGGCACCAAGTCCGCCCCGAACGGTGGCACCGTGGTCACCATCGCTGTGACGAACACTGCCGACGCGATCATGCCCCCCGAGGCACTCGGTGAGCCCCGTTTGACGTACTCCGGTGACAACGCCAGCCGCCTCAGCGCCGAGGAAGCCGGCATTGAGATTGAAGGCCTGGACATGCCGCTGGGCAAGGGCGCCACCGCCAATCTCCAGTTCGCGTTCGACGTGAGCACAGGCAACCTCTACGATGCTGAATTCCAGATCGGCAACGTCGTCTTCACCGGGAACCTGAACAACTAATGGAGCAGGTAGTTCTGTGCGACGATGACGGCCGCCCCACCGGCACCGCCGACAAATTCGAGGTCCACACGACGGACACGCCGTTGCATTTGGCGTTTTCCGCTTGGCTTTTCGACGCCTCCGGCCACCTCCTCATCTCCCGCCGCGCGTTAGGGAAGAAAACCTGGCCGGGTGTGTGGACGAACAGCTTCTGCGGTCACCCCGCCCCAGGCGAAGCTACCGAGGATGCCGTTGTCCGCCGCGCCCAGCAAGAGCTCGGCCTGCCGGCGTCCGCTCTGGCCGATCTGCGCTGCGTTCTGCCGGACTTCCGCTACCGGGCTGTCGACTCCTCTGGGATCGTCGAGCACGAGATCTGCCCCGTCTATGTCGTGCGCCTTGCCGGCGGTGCCGAAGCTGCCCCGAATCCCGATGAGGTGGACAGCACTAAGGGGGTGAACCCCGCCGATCTCATCACCGCCGCTGAGGCGATGCCGGCGGTCTTCTCCCCGTGGTTGGTGGAAGAACTGGCCCGCCCCGAACTGCGTGCAGTGCTCGAGGGGCAGTAGTCCGCACACTGGGGTTGGCGGGCTAGACCTCCCGGAACACGCCGCGCAGGTAGCCGAGCGGGTCGGTGACCAGCTCCGCGTTCTCCCCAGAGAGGTCAACCCGCAGGACGGTCCGGTCGGGTTTGTACTCCGGCCAGCCAGGCTCGCCGGTGTGGGCGTAGCGGATGAGCCAGCCATTGAGGCCTTCGCCCGCACGGTACGGCGGGGCGCCGAACAGCGGTGCCAAATCGGCGGAGTGGCGGGCACGGGTGCGGGCGTCGGAGGTCAGCTCGGCCTGCCACACTCGGCCCGGCGCACCCTCGGCAACCTGGTCGACCCAGCGGCGGATCAGGTTGGCGGAAAAGAACTCCCCGTTGATGTGCTTCGGGTTGCGGGCTTTAAGCGCTTTGAAGAAAGGGACGTACTGCTCCCGTTTGAGGCCCATGCCGATGCCGGGCGCGGCCATGTTGAGCCGCGCGGTCTTCAAGGTGTCGTGGATGGCACTGGAATTGAACATCTCCTCATCGACGGAGGAGATCACCAAGTCCACCTCGGCCATCTCTGCGGTATCCAGTGGAGCGGGACCAAGCGCCATATCGGTGATATACCGGGTGCGCACTGCGTTGTATCCGCGCCTGAGCTGCTTCGGGCTCGCAGCGTTGAGGGAACCGCGGGTCAGAGGGATCCCCGCACCGGCACGAATGAACTTCTTCCGCTGCTCGAAGGTCAGGCGGGGGAAGGCAGGGGAGAGGGCCACAGCGCGCCGAAACGCGCCGCGGTAATGGTCGCGCCGCATCAGCCACAGCACCACATTCGCGCCGGCGGACTGGCCGGTCAGCGTCACGTTAGTAGGGTCACCACCGAACGCCTCAATGTTCTTCTGCACCCATTCCAGTCCCAGGGACACGTCGTCGACGGCGCGGAAGTGCGCGACCCTGTCGTCGTGGAAGGGGACCAGCCCCTCCAATTTCAGGCGGTATCCGATCCGGACCAGGATCACGCCGTTTGAGGCCAAGGCGTCACCGGGAGTTGCTGCATCCTCATGGTTGCCCATTTCAAAGCGGCCACCATGAATGTGGACCACCACGGGCAGGTCATCAGTGTCTGTCGCCCCGAGCGGGGCCGTGATGGTCAGGGCGGTGCGTTCGGGGTGGGGCGTAGATGCGTCGATAAGCTTGCCCGTTGGCGCTGGTTCCGCATCGTCGAAGGGGGCCGGAATGTGCGAGTACTCAATCGAATGGAAGTGGGCGATGCGGCCGTCGACGCGGCCGATGATCGTCCCGGCGGGGCAGGTCACCTCAACAGGGTTGCTCATGCGGTCTAAGCTTAGTGATCAATGATTGACATCGGGTTCAGCTTGACGCAGTCCAGCCCATGGGTGCAGGTGCCCATGGTGCTGGCGTTCGCGCTGCCCGCTGCCGGCATCGCGGCGGTGGGAATGGTGCGCGCGGTGGACTGGGTGGCAGCAGTTTTGGGCGATAAGGAACCGAAGGTAGATTAAGGCGCTATGGCCAACCCGGAAGACCTGCGCAAAGAAGACATGCGTCTGCCTAAGGAGCGCAGGAAGTACCCCCGCAGCCGCGTCACGCAGGCGCTGTGGATCCTCATTGCCCTGGTGCTCGTGGCGGGGATCGTCGGGTTGTTCTAACCCGTTGCTCTAGCCCGGGTTAGCGCCGCGCAGATGCCTCCGCCACCCGGGCGAACAGGTCGATGCTGGTGAGGTCCTCGATCAGCACCGGTTCGCCGTCGGAGTTGGAGAGCGGGACGCACCAGTTCTTGTACTGTTCGGCATTGGTGCCCGGCTGGTTCTGGATCCGCACATCACCCACCATGTCCACGAGGTTGGTGCAGGTCAAAGCCGACCCGGTACCGGCGATGAAGCGCGTCAGGCCGAGCACGAGCTCTTCGGCGTCGCCGCGCTCGTCGCGGCCGAGGTTGTCGAAGTCGTAGTCGGCCAGCGGGGTGCCCTCGAACGCGCCGTGATCGCGGGCGTTTGCCAAGACGTGGCCCTGCCAAGCGACATCCTTCGCGTCGAGCTCTTCAAAGGAGTCCTCAACAATGCCGAGGGCGTCGCGCAGCTCGTTGTGCGCGCCCTTGAGGTAGCCGGCGGTCGGCGGCAGGTCGTGCGTGCCGACGGAGCTCATCGACAGGTTGCGGTACTCCTCCGGGTTCATCGGGCGATCGCCGGCGGGGGAGTGCTCGAACCAGATCACAGACGTGCCCAGCACGCCGCGGTCACGCAGCACGTCCTGCACCCACGGCTCGAAGGTGCCCAGGTCCTCACCGACCACGACGGCCCCGGCGCGCTCCGCCTCGAGGGCGAGAATGCCCAGCATCGCCTCGTGGTCGTAGTTCATGTACACGCCGTCCAGCGGGGACTCCATCCGCGGAATCCAGAACAGGCGGAACAGGCCGAGGATGTGGTCGACGCGGATGCCGCCGGAGTTCTTCAGCACGGTCCGCAGCAGGTCACGCCACGGCTTGTATCCCGCTTCGGCCAGCTTGAAGGGGTGCCACGGCGGCTGGGACCAGTCCTGGCCCTGCTGGGAGTACCCATCCGGCGGGGCACCCACGGATGCGTCCTGGACAAGCACGTCGGCCAACGTGTTGGCGTCTGCTCCGCCAGGGTGAACACCGACAGCCAGGTCTGTCATGATGCCAATGCGCATCCCGGCATCCTTGGCGCGACGCTGCGCCTGCGCCAGCTGAGTGTCGGCGAGGAACTGCAGCCACATGTAGAACTGTGCGAGGTCGTCGTACTCCTCGGTGATGATGACCGCGTGGCGCCGCTCGTCCTCACGGGTCAGCTCGGTGTAGGCGCACCAGCGGGCGAAGTTGACCAGGCCCTCGCCCTGGTTCTCCACATACTCGTCGAAGGCTGATTGGTCAGATTCCTCGAAGATGTAGAACATTTCGTTGAGGATGGCCAGTTTGGTGTCGAAGATCGTGTCGCGGTCAATGAACTCCGGCGAGCGGTTCATCGCGCGCAGCTCAGCTGAGAGCTCGGCGATCTCCTCGCGGGTCTCCTCATCCAGCTGCGCGAACTCAGGCACGTCTTCCGCCGCGATGTAGATCGGGTTGACAAAGCGCCGTGAGGTGGGCAGATACGGCGAATCCTCCACCGGCGGGAACGGTTCTGCGGCGTGCACCGGGTTGATCAGCAGGTAGTCCGCGCCTTGCGCCGCGACGACCTCCGCGAGCTCAGCCAGATCGTGGAAATCGCCGATTCCCCACGAATTCTCCGAGCGCACGGAGTACAGCTGCGCCATCACACCCCACACCGGGTCCTTCAGCAGCTCCAGGTTGGTCGTCAGCACACGTGGAGTCACCACCAGCGTGCAGGTTTCCTCAATCTCGCGCTCATCGCTTTTCGACGACAAATGGATCGTATGCCACCCCATCGGCACATCCCCGCGCGTGTGGAATGTGGCCTCGCCCCAGTTCACACCGTCATGGAACGTCGGAGCTGCCCAGTTCTCGTCCTGGTAGACCTCGGAGGTGGAGCCGTCTTCCAGGGTGATCCACACATCGGCCGGAGCGCCCTCCGGCACGTGCACGTTGAAGTGGGTCTCTTCGCCCTCGCGGGCGATGACAACGGGAGGTAGGGGGCGGGTATCCCAGTGCACACGCCACGCACCGAGGGCTTCGTGGAGTTCCTCGTCTGCAGGATCGTCGGAAAGCGGAACGTCGAGCGCGCGCAGCAATTTCACCATGGATGAATGGGGCGAAGACACAATTTCGTTGTTCATGCCCCGGTAGGTCAGGCCGAAACCATAGGCGGTTGCTAGTTTCTCGAGGAGTTCCGTGTTAGCCACACTGAGCCATTCTGCCAAAGAACGCAATTTTTGGCTGGGAAAGAATTGTCGCAGGTCACAGTGGGAGTATTGTGTGACTATGACTTCTCCCGAGACCAAAATCTACAGCACCCCGGCGGGGTTCGAACTCGCGCCGGACGACAACTGCCTCACCCTGGCCGTCAAGACCATTGAGAAGCGCCCGAGCGCGCCGATCTTCTCCCGCCCCTCCGGGCATGACTGGGAGGAAGTGAGCGGAAAAGAGTTCATCGCTCAGTTCCGCGCAGTGGCGAAGGGCCTGGTGGCGAACGGCGTTGAGCAGGGTGACCGCGTGGTCCTCATGGCAGACTCCAGCTACGAATGGGCGCTGATGGACTTCGCCATCATGGCGGCCGGAGCGGTGAGTGTTCCGGTGTACCCGTCGTCGTCGGCAAGCCAGGTGCAGTGGATTGTCGAGGACTCGGGCGCGAAAATCGTAGTCTGCGACACGGAAGCGAACCGTGCGCTGTACAACAACCTCGTGCTGCGTGAAGACGGTACGGCCCCGCTGGTCGATTCTCCGACGCAGCTGAAGCGCTCGCTTGCCTTCGCTACCGGCGGTGTGGGCCTGCTCGTGGAGGACGGCCGCGGCATCGGCGATGACGTCATCGACGAGCGCATTGCCAACATCTCCCACGACGACCTGATGTCCATCGTGTACACCTCGGGCACCACCGGCCGCCCGAAGGGCTGCCTGCTGACCCACCTGGTGTGGGCATCCCAGGCAATGGCCCTGCTGCACAATCCGATCGGCTCCGGACTGGCCGCGAAGCCGGGCACCCGCTACGTGACCATCCTCCCGCTGGCGCACGTTCTCGCGCGTGCCGTGCACCTTGCCGCCACCATCGGCGGTGCCCACCAGACACACTGGTCTGACACCCGCACCATTCCGATGGCGCTGCAGCGGTTCGAGCCGTACATGATTCTCGCTGTCCCGCGCGTGTACGAAAAAGTCCGCGATGGCGCGTACAACAAGGCGGCGGATTCCTCGCCGATCGCCGCTCGTCTCTTCCTGCAGGCGGAAAAGGCTGCGATCGCATACTCCAAGGCCATGGACACCCCCGAGGGGCCGTCCAAGCTGCAGGAGGCGAAGCACAAGGTCTTTGACAAGCTCGTGTACAAGAAGCTGCGCGACGCTGTCGGCGGCAAGGCCGTGATCACCATTTCCGGCGGCTCCGCGATTTCTGCGCAGCTGCTGCACTTCTTCCGCGGCCTGGGCTTGACCATCTACGAAGGCTACGGCCTGACCGAGACCGCCGCTGCTGCGACGGTGAACAACCCGGAGCACATCCGTATTGGCACTGTGGGCCAGCCCAACAACGGCTACTCCGTCAAGATCAATGAAGACGGTGAGATCTGCTTCAAGGGTGACGGCGTGATCAAGGGCTACTGGAACAACCAGAAAGCCACCGACGAAGCGATTATCGATGGCTGGTTTGTCACCGGTGACCTCGGCGAGATCGACGAAGACGGATACGTGAAGATCACCGGGCGCAAGAAGGACCTGATTGTCACCGCCGGCGGCAAGAACGTCTCCCCCGGACCGATGGAGGATATCCTGCGTTCCCACCCGCTGATCTCCCAGGCGCTTGTGGTCGGCGACGGCAAGCCCTTCGTCGGTGTGCTGGTCACCCTCGACGACCAAGAGGTGGCGCGCTGGAAGAAGGAGCACAGCATCCCCGAGGACATGGAAATCGGCGAGCTGGTGAGGAAGAGTGCCGAGTTGCGCGCTGAAGTCCAGGACGCCGTCAACGAGGTCAACCGCAGTGTTAGCCAGGCAGAGCAAATCAAGAAGTTCCGGATCCTCGACCAGGATCTGACCGAGGAGTCCGGCGAGATGACAGCCACGATGAAGATCAAGCGCAACGTCGTCTTCGAGCGGTACAAGAAGCAGATCGATAGACTTTACCGCTAAAACTTCACACGGGGAACAGATTCCTGTTATTTTGGCCACACAAAACTGTTTGTGTGGCCAAACTTATGGCCTAGGAGTGCCAAAGGAGCTCCCCATGACCTTGAAGACCTTCACTGTTGATGCCCCGTTCACCGTCGCCCCCGACGAAAACTGCTTTTCGGCATTAGTAGCTAATGCTGAGAAGCGGCCGGACATTGTCTTGTTCACCAAGCCCGAAGCCCACGAGTGGGTGGACGTGACCGCCGCCGAGTTCGTCGCGGAGGTCCGTGAAGCGGCCAAGGGTCTCATTGCTCTCGGTGCCCAGAAGGGCGACCGCATCGCGCTGCTCTCCGGCGCGCGCTACGAGTGGCCGGTCGCTGACTTCGCCATCATGGCCGCCGGGCTGACCACCGCAGCGATCTACCCGTCCAGTTCGCTCGAGCAGGTGCAGTGGATCGTCGAAGACTCCGGCGCGGTCATCGCCCTTGGCAAGACCCACGACCACGGTGTGCTCTTCGAGCACGTCACCAACTCTCATCTGCGCGAAATCCTGCTTTTCGACGACGGCGGCATGGACAAGCTCAAAGAAGCCGGCCGCTCCGTTTCTGACGAGGAACTCGACGAGCGCATCGCGGGCATCTCCCACGATGACATCGCCTCCCTCGTCTACACCTCCGGCACCACCGGCCGCGCCAAGGGGTGCATGATCACCCACCTAAACTGGATCTTCCAGGTCCGCGGTCTGTTGGCTCACCCGGCCGGCCAGGTAGCCCACCGCGGCAACAAGGTGGTCACTTACCTTCCGCTCGCGCACGTCATGGCGCGCTCGGTCCACCTCGCCGCCACCCTCGGCGAGACCACCCAGTCCCACTGGCAGGACGTGTCCACCATCGCGGCCGAGTTCCAGCGGGTCAAGCCCGATCTGGTTCTAGGCGTCCCGCGCGTGTATGAGAAGGTGCGCGATGCTGCTCGTCGTAAAGCATCGGATGGCTCCGCGATCGGTGCGAAGATCTTCGCCGAGGCCGAAAAGACCGCCATCGCATACTCCGAATCGCTCGATGCGGGCGGGCCGTCACTGGGGCTCAAGCTCAAGCGCGCCGTCTTTGACAAGCTGGTCTACTCCAAGATCCGCGAGGCGCTCGGCGGCAAGATGGAATACGGCATCTCCGGCGGTTCCGCACTCGGCGTGCCGCTCGGCCACTTCTACCGCGGCGCTGGCCTGCCGGTGTACGAGGGCTACGGCCTGACCGAAACCTCCTCCGCCGCCGCCTTGAGCTTCGGCGACGACCGCAAGATCGGCTCCGTGGGCAAACCGATGATGGGCTACACGGCGAAAATCAGCGACGAGGGCGAGATCTGCTTCGCCGGCCCGGGCGTGTTCACCGGGTACTGGGGCAATGAGGAGGCCACGAAAGAAGCGCTTATCGACGGCTACTTTCACACCGGCGACCTCGGCGAAATCGACGAGAAGGGAAACATTTCGATCACCGGCCGCAAGAAGGATCTGCTGGTCACGTCCGGCGGCAAGAACGTCGCCCCGCAGCCGCTCGAGGAACTGCTGCGCCAGGATCCGCTGATCTCCCAGGCAGTCGTCGTCGGGGACGGAAAGCCCTTCATCGGTGCGCTCATCGCGCTCGACGAGGACGCCCTGACATCCTGGAAGGAAGCCCGCGGCATCGACCCAGACGCCCCCACCTACAAGCTGGCGAAACGCAACGACCTGCGCATGGAAATCCAAGACGCCGTCAACCGCACCAACCACGCTGTTTCGAAGGCTGAGGCGATCAAGAAATTCCGCATTCTCCCGCGCGATCTCACCGAAGCAGACGGCGAACTCACCCCGTCCCTGAAAGTCAAGCGTCCGGCCGTGTTGGAGAGCTTCGCGCACCAGATGCGGAAGCTCTACGGATAACTTCTCGGCGTGCCGTACGGGTACCTGTGAACTTCTGGCATAGAGTCAACCACCGACACTGACGGTGTGTCAGCCAGGGAAGCCAGAAGGAGGCGAGTGTGCACCGGACTGCTGCGACGCTACGCCACCGCGAGCTCACTCAAGAGGTCTACAATATCGGCGATGAAGTGGTCGAATACATCGAGCACATCGCCGAGGCGATCGCCGACTACGACGGCGAACTGACCGACGACTGCCTCGCCGAATTCGCCGAGATCGTCGACGACGCCCGCACCGATGCGCGCCGCGTGGTCGGTGAGCTGATCGGCCTGCGCCAGGCGCTCGTTTCCGGTGTGCGGGCGGGCTCTATCTCCGCCGCACTGCCGTTGGAGGAGCGCATCCCGGAGCCGGAAACTCTCGACGCCTCCGCGCTGTACGAGCTGTTCCCGCTCAGCTCGCCCGCCCCGGTCAAAGACATGTCTGAGGCGTGCACCCAGCGCACCGACCTGATCGTCCAGCACCTGGGTGAAGTCGTCGAGTACACCCTCGAGCAGACGGACATGGTCGCCCAGAACCTCGCGGCGGTGTCCCTGCCGCAGCTTTACTTCCGTGTCGGTGAACTCGTTGAGTCTGCCGTCGACGGCTGGCTCGACTCCGTCGTGGCTGAGCACCCGGGTTTCACCCGTG from Corynebacterium genitalium ATCC 33030 harbors:
- the malQ gene encoding 4-alpha-glucanotransferase, with the translated sequence MANTELLEKLATAYGFGLTYRGMNNEIVSSPHSSMVKLLRALDVPLSDDPADEELHEALGAWRVHWDTRPLPPVVIAREGEETHFNVHVPEGAPADVWITLEDGSTSEVYQDENWAAPTFHDGVNWGEATFHTRGDVPMGWHTIHLSSKSDEREIEETCTLVVTPRVLTTNLELLKDPVWGVMAQLYSVRSENSWGIGDFHDLAELAEVVAAQGADYLLINPVHAAEPFPPVEDSPYLPTSRRFVNPIYIAAEDVPEFAQLDEETREEIAELSAELRAMNRSPEFIDRDTIFDTKLAILNEMFYIFEESDQSAFDEYVENQGEGLVNFARWCAYTELTREDERRHAVIITEEYDDLAQFYMWLQFLADTQLAQAQRRAKDAGMRIGIMTDLAVGVHPGGADANTLADVLVQDASVGAPPDGYSQQGQDWSQPPWHPFKLAEAGYKPWRDLLRTVLKNSGGIRVDHILGLFRLFWIPRMESPLDGVYMNYDHEAMLGILALEAERAGAVVVGEDLGTFEPWVQDVLRDRGVLGTSVIWFEHSPAGDRPMNPEEYRNLSMSSVGTHDLPPTAGYLKGAHNELRDALGIVEDSFEELDAKDVAWQGHVLANARDHGAFEGTPLADYDFDNLGRDERGDAEELVLGLTRFIAGTGSALTCTNLVDMVGDVRIQNQPGTNAEQYKNWCVPLSNSDGEPVLIEDLTSIDLFARVAEASARR
- a CDS encoding VOC family protein; the encoded protein is MIDRSIYPMPMFVTLPVTDLGAAEEFYHAAGFISLATIPDEDGSPALIHFRRQRYQDILAVPSGDITPGSSSVTFAAHDDDLGAIAEAIRATGAAVEGPVDTPWYTTDVTATDPDGHTIVFTKQRPQEAAQAQEWVDTFEMQ
- the idi gene encoding isopentenyl-diphosphate Delta-isomerase produces the protein MEQVVLCDDDGRPTGTADKFEVHTTDTPLHLAFSAWLFDASGHLLISRRALGKKTWPGVWTNSFCGHPAPGEATEDAVVRRAQQELGLPASALADLRCVLPDFRYRAVDSSGIVEHEICPVYVVRLAGGAEAAPNPDEVDSTKGVNPADLITAAEAMPAVFSPWLVEELARPELRAVLEGQ
- a CDS encoding AMP-dependent synthetase/ligase; protein product: MTSPETKIYSTPAGFELAPDDNCLTLAVKTIEKRPSAPIFSRPSGHDWEEVSGKEFIAQFRAVAKGLVANGVEQGDRVVLMADSSYEWALMDFAIMAAGAVSVPVYPSSSASQVQWIVEDSGAKIVVCDTEANRALYNNLVLREDGTAPLVDSPTQLKRSLAFATGGVGLLVEDGRGIGDDVIDERIANISHDDLMSIVYTSGTTGRPKGCLLTHLVWASQAMALLHNPIGSGLAAKPGTRYVTILPLAHVLARAVHLAATIGGAHQTHWSDTRTIPMALQRFEPYMILAVPRVYEKVRDGAYNKAADSSPIAARLFLQAEKAAIAYSKAMDTPEGPSKLQEAKHKVFDKLVYKKLRDAVGGKAVITISGGSAISAQLLHFFRGLGLTIYEGYGLTETAAAATVNNPEHIRIGTVGQPNNGYSVKINEDGEICFKGDGVIKGYWNNQKATDEAIIDGWFVTGDLGEIDEDGYVKITGRKKDLIVTAGGKNVSPGPMEDILRSHPLISQALVVGDGKPFVGVLVTLDDQEVARWKKEHSIPEDMEIGELVRKSAELRAEVQDAVNEVNRSVSQAEQIKKFRILDQDLTEESGEMTATMKIKRNVVFERYKKQIDRLYR
- a CDS encoding carboxylesterase family protein, yielding MSNPVEVTCPAGTIIGRVDGRIAHFHSIEYSHIPAPFDDAEPAPTGKLIDASTPHPERTALTITAPLGATDTDDLPVVVHIHGGRFEMGNHEDAATPGDALASNGVILVRIGYRLKLEGLVPFHDDRVAHFRAVDDVSLGLEWVQKNIEAFGGDPTNVTLTGQSAGANVVLWLMRRDHYRGAFRRAVALSPAFPRLTFEQRKKFIRAGAGIPLTRGSLNAASPKQLRRGYNAVRTRYITDMALGPAPLDTAEMAEVDLVISSVDEEMFNSSAIHDTLKTARLNMAAPGIGMGLKREQYVPFFKALKARNPKHINGEFFSANLIRRWVDQVAEGAPGRVWQAELTSDARTRARHSADLAPLFGAPPYRAGEGLNGWLIRYAHTGEPGWPEYKPDRTVLRVDLSGENAELVTDPLGYLRGVFREV
- a CDS encoding ABC transporter ATP-binding protein, which codes for MQPLFRVMKSASALWPYYLGIVVISSLTVALNLLTPFILREATDTIVDGGSLTTLTWLAAALLLTQSLWTLGRNIGGYLGDVVSARIRQVLSTRYYAKLLSLPQSYFDGQVTGTIIARLDRSIMNITQTIQSFSNSLLPMFLQLIAILCITAFYYWPLTVLLLMLFPIYLVLTALTSKRWQKFEQAKNEEIDLANGRFAEVVGQVKVTKSFVAEARELDSFGTRYGETINLTRPQSRWWHSMDVGRSMAMNVIFFFIYLVLFRETLNGRFSIGDMVMLVQMVTMAQQPVQMMSFLVDSAQRAIAGSRDYFKVMDEPTEEAANSQIVAATEASDVPEVDTAAVPALQEGEPMVAFDNVSFAYTPGEPVLEDVSFTARHGEKIALVGESGGGKSTLVNLLLGLYPITQGRLKVCGKDIDTADIERVRASTGVVFQEPALFSGTIRENIAYGKPDASDAEIEDVAKRANAHGFISSFKDGYDTVIGERGLRLSGGQKQRVAVARAMLKDAPVLVLDEATSALDTKSERAVQAGLDELMKDRTTIMIAHRLSTIADVDTIITFKDGRIDEMGSPAELAASGGIYSELLALTASSSAADRERLKAFGFQDAADTDDTDDADGADD
- a CDS encoding AMP-dependent synthetase/ligase, which codes for MTLKTFTVDAPFTVAPDENCFSALVANAEKRPDIVLFTKPEAHEWVDVTAAEFVAEVREAAKGLIALGAQKGDRIALLSGARYEWPVADFAIMAAGLTTAAIYPSSSLEQVQWIVEDSGAVIALGKTHDHGVLFEHVTNSHLREILLFDDGGMDKLKEAGRSVSDEELDERIAGISHDDIASLVYTSGTTGRAKGCMITHLNWIFQVRGLLAHPAGQVAHRGNKVVTYLPLAHVMARSVHLAATLGETTQSHWQDVSTIAAEFQRVKPDLVLGVPRVYEKVRDAARRKASDGSAIGAKIFAEAEKTAIAYSESLDAGGPSLGLKLKRAVFDKLVYSKIREALGGKMEYGISGGSALGVPLGHFYRGAGLPVYEGYGLTETSSAAALSFGDDRKIGSVGKPMMGYTAKISDEGEICFAGPGVFTGYWGNEEATKEALIDGYFHTGDLGEIDEKGNISITGRKKDLLVTSGGKNVAPQPLEELLRQDPLISQAVVVGDGKPFIGALIALDEDALTSWKEARGIDPDAPTYKLAKRNDLRMEIQDAVNRTNHAVSKAEAIKKFRILPRDLTEADGELTPSLKVKRPAVLESFAHQMRKLYG